In one window of Eubalaena glacialis isolate mEubGla1 chromosome 13, mEubGla1.1.hap2.+ XY, whole genome shotgun sequence DNA:
- the MKKS gene encoding molecular chaperone MKKS: MSRLEAKKPSFCRSEPLTSERVRATLSVLKDVVTSCYGPAGRLKQLHNGLGGSVCTTSQSAALLANLPVTHPILKILTTSVQNHVSCFSDGGLFTAILCCNLVENVQRIGLTPTTVIKLNKQLLSLCTSYLKSEACGCRIPVNFSSTQILLCLVRSILTSKPACMLTTKEIDHISTLILRAFLLIIPENAQDHIILGKSIIVPLKRQRVIDSTVLPGILIEISEVQLMKILPIKKSDSFKVALFCVSLSGDLSDTGEGNVVVSYGVSLENAVLDQLLNLGRQLVSDHVDLVLCQKVIHPSLKQFLRMHHVIAVDRVGVAVMEPLSKVTGTRPIGSLDSISPSSYGSVKDLCTAKFGFKHFFHIIPNEATVCSLLLCNRNDTAWDELKLTCQTALHALQLTIKEPCVLLGGGCTETHLAAYIRHKTRSEPEGILRDDGCTQTELQLITEAFCSALESLAGSLEHDGGEVLTDGKYGHFWSVQADSPSVVNWPDLLSRCGCGLYSSQEELSWSFLRSARLPFVPQTCLPCEATDSAGNLTLDCFTAKLSGLQVAVETANLILDLSYVIEDKN, from the exons ATGTCTCGTTTAGAAGCTAAAAAGCCCTCATTCTGTAGAAGTGAACCACTGACAAGCGAACGAGTGAGGGCCACCCTCTCTGTCTTGAAAGACGTCGTCACATCGTGCTATGGCCCGGCAGGCAGGCTGAAGCAGCTGCACAACGGCCTGGGGGGCTCTGTGTGCACAACCTCCCAGTCGGCAGCCCTCCTCGCCAACCTGCCAGTCACGcatcccattttaaagatactgACAACTTCTGTGCAGAATCACGTGTCCTGCTTCAGTGACGGCGGCTTATTCACAGCCATTCTTTGCTGCAACTTAGTTGAAAATGTTCAGAGAATAGGTTTGACACCCACCACTGTCATTAAGTTAAATAAGCAGCTTTTGAGCCTCTGCACCAGTTACCTAAAATCCGAGGCCTGTGGTTGTCGAATCCCAGTCAACTTCAGTAGCACTCAGATCCTCCTCTGTTTGGTGCGCAGTATATTAACAAGTAAACCTGCCTGTATGCTCACCACAAAGGAAATCGACCATATCAGTACTTTGATTCTGAGAGCCTTTCTGCTTATAATTCCAGAAAATGCCCAAGACCACATCATCTTAGGAAAGAGTATAATTGTCCCTTTAAAACGTCAAAGAGTTATAGATTCTACTGTGTTACCTGGAATACTTATTGAAATATCAGAAGTTCAACTGATGAAGATATTACCTATCAAAAAATCAGATTCCTTCAAGGTGGCACTCTTTTGTGTGTCTTTATCCGGAGACCTTTCTGATACTGGAGAAGGAAATGTGGTGGTGAGTTACGGAGTTTCTCTTGAAAATGCAGTCCTGGACCAGTTGCTTAACCTAGGAAGGCAGCTAGTTAGTGATCACGTAGATCTTGTCTTGTGCCAAAAAGTTATACACCCATCTTTGAAGCAGTTTCTCAGAATGCATCATGTTATTGCTGTAGACAGAGTTGGAGTGGCTGTGATGGAACCCCTGAGTAAAGTGACAG gaacaaGGCCTATTGGTTCCTTGGACTCAATCTCTCCCAGTAGTTATGGAAGTGTGAAAGATTTGTGCACTGCAAAATTTggcttcaaacatttttttcatattattcctAATGAAGCAACTGTCTGCAGCTTGCTTCTCTGCAACAGAAATGACACAGCCTGGGATGAACTGAAG CTCACATGTCAAACAGCACTGCATGCTTTGCAGTTAACAATCAAGGAACCATGTGTTTTATTAGGAGGTGGCTGTACTGAAACTCATTTGGCGGCATATATCAGACACAAG ACACGTAGCGAGCCAGAAGGCATTCTTAGAGATGACGGATGTACCCAGACAGAACTCCAGCTGATCACTGAAGCATTCTGCAGCGCACTCGAATCTCTCGCTGGCTCTTTAGAACACGACGGAGGAGAAGTTCTCACTGACGGGAAGTATGGACACTTTTGGTCAGTTCAGGCTGATTCTCCCTCTGTTGTGAACTGGCCAGATTTGCTTTCAAGATGTGGCTGTGGACTGTACAGCAGCCAGGAAGAACTTAGCTGGTCCTTCTTAAGGAGTGCTCGTCTTCCTTTTGTGCCTCAAACCTGCCTTCCGTGTGAAGCCACGGACTCAGCCGGCAACCTGACCTTGGACTGTTTCACTGCAAAGCTTAGTGGCCTGCAGGTGGCTGTGGAGACTGCCAATTTGATTTTGGATCTTTCATATGTCATTGAAGATAAAAACTGA
- the LOC133103088 gene encoding uncharacterized LOC128706665 homolog has product MSFQKFWRDYKVLIVMIPLVGLIHLGWHRIKSSPVFQIPNKDDLPEPDSLAPTSPEKNHIPEK; this is encoded by the coding sequence ATGAGCTTTCAGAAGTTCTGGAGAGACTACAAAGTTCTGATTGTTATGATACCTCTAGTTGGGCTCATACATTTGGGGTGGCACAGGATCAAAAGCAGCCCTGTCTTCCAAATTCCTAATAAGGATGACCTTCCTGAGCCAGACAGTCTGGCACCCACAAGTCCTGAGAAGAACCACATCCCAGAGAAATAG
- the LOC133103089 gene encoding uncharacterized LOC128706666 homolog — MKNSNWIRKNRLLVAGISFTGIHLGTYLIQRAAKQSVKSQSEGKQKSLNNELK, encoded by the coding sequence atgaagaatagCAATTGGATCAGAAAGAACCGGCTTCTTGTAGCTGGGATTTCCTTCACAGGCATCCATCTCGGAACATACCTTATACAGAGAGCTGCAAAACAATCTGTAAAGTCTCAGTCTGAAGGCAAACAAAAGAGTTTGAATAAtgaactaaaataa